Proteins co-encoded in one Leptospira dzoumogneensis genomic window:
- a CDS encoding MBOAT family O-acyltransferase, which yields MNFATPLFLFFFLLIFGLRWILPRLKFLPEWAPKPFLLAGSYFFYMAWNPKFGLLLFGTTILDYWIGRKMDQKEGRSRAILLSISLVLNLSVLAFFKYFIFFMQSGNAVFSAFGLNLSLPVWRIVLPVGISFYTFQSLSYTIDVFRREILPEKNFWNYALFLSFFPQLVAGPIVPAKTFLPQLKTWVTWKELPLREGLVLVLIGVWKKVVIADQLSILPDSFYRSPLEFSSAYAWAAVFAYSLQIYCDFSGYTDIALGSALLLGFRLTENFRMPYLASGFSDFWRRWHISLSSWLRNYLYIPLGGNRKSEPRTYINLFLTMLLGGLWHGASWNFVVWGGFHGIFLGLERLGKKFWPGSFSPENKSGILGRFSYRIFVILAVVLCWVFFRSPNWKTTGIVFEKLFGFSSGADPALSSLRILFIAFFLFFAATWIGNRDEKYGSFRKFYEGLHPVLFGILVGVGLLLGAVFSSESQPFIYFVF from the coding sequence ATGAATTTTGCCACTCCTCTTTTTTTATTCTTCTTTTTGCTTATATTTGGGCTAAGATGGATTCTTCCTAGACTGAAATTTCTTCCAGAATGGGCTCCCAAACCATTTTTATTGGCGGGAAGCTATTTCTTTTATATGGCTTGGAATCCTAAGTTTGGGCTTCTTCTTTTTGGGACTACTATCCTGGATTATTGGATCGGTAGAAAGATGGATCAAAAGGAAGGAAGGTCTCGTGCAATCTTACTTTCTATTTCATTGGTTTTAAATCTAAGCGTTTTAGCGTTTTTTAAATATTTCATTTTCTTTATGCAGTCCGGAAATGCCGTTTTTTCGGCATTTGGGCTAAATTTAAGTCTTCCTGTATGGCGCATTGTGCTTCCTGTAGGGATCTCTTTTTACACTTTTCAGTCCCTAAGTTACACGATTGATGTGTTTCGAAGGGAAATTTTGCCTGAGAAAAATTTTTGGAACTACGCGCTCTTTCTATCCTTTTTCCCTCAGTTGGTTGCGGGACCTATCGTTCCGGCGAAGACCTTTTTACCTCAACTTAAGACTTGGGTAACATGGAAGGAACTCCCTCTTAGAGAAGGTCTCGTTTTAGTTTTGATCGGCGTATGGAAGAAGGTGGTGATTGCGGATCAACTTTCCATTTTGCCGGATTCTTTTTATCGTTCTCCTTTGGAATTTTCGAGTGCCTATGCCTGGGCAGCGGTTTTTGCGTATTCTCTTCAGATCTATTGTGATTTTAGCGGATATACCGATATTGCTTTGGGTTCCGCTCTTCTTCTCGGTTTTAGGCTGACTGAAAATTTTAGGATGCCTTATCTTGCTTCCGGGTTTTCCGATTTTTGGAGAAGATGGCATATCTCTCTTTCTTCTTGGCTTCGGAACTATTTATACATTCCTTTGGGCGGGAATCGTAAATCCGAGCCGAGGACTTATATTAATCTATTCTTAACCATGCTTTTGGGCGGTTTATGGCATGGTGCCAGTTGGAATTTTGTGGTTTGGGGTGGATTTCACGGTATTTTCTTAGGTCTGGAAAGATTGGGGAAAAAATTTTGGCCCGGTTCCTTCTCCCCTGAAAACAAATCCGGGATTTTAGGAAGATTCTCTTATAGGATTTTTGTGATCTTAGCTGTGGTTCTTTGTTGGGTGTTTTTCAGATCTCCGAATTGGAAGACCACAGGGATCGTTTTCGAAAAACTTTTCGGGTTTTCGAGCGGCGCGGATCCGGCACTTTCTTCTTTGCGTATTTTGTTTATCGCATTCTTTTTATTTTTTGCAGCGACCTGGATCGGAAATCGTGACGAGAAATACGGAAGCTTTCGCAAATTTTATGAAGGTTTACATCCGGTTCTTTTTGGGATACTGGTGGGAGTTGGACTTTTATTGGGAGCCGTATTCTCTTCCGAGTCACAACCGTTTATTTATTTTGTTTTTTGA
- the asd gene encoding aspartate-semialdehyde dehydrogenase has translation MSKINVAVLGATGSVGQRFIQLLENHPYFQVTHLCASENSAGKTYADIMKKRWKISGDIPKYARDIMITLPDPKVTPGVKLAFSGLDASIAGEVETSFAEAGIHIISNSKNHRMAENVPLLSAEVNANHLDVLSSQKTPGKIITNSNCTIMGVTISLKPLYEKFGIESVMLFSMQAISGAGYPGVPTMDILGNVVPFIGGEEDKAEIEPLKCLGKTEGGKIVNADFKISAHCNRVPVFDGHTVCVSVKFKKKPTESEILEAWSSFKGEPQELKLPLAPDFPILYRQEEDRPQPRLDLETGRGMTTVVGRLRPDPILDWKYVVLSHNTVRGAAGAAILNAELMYRKNLL, from the coding sequence ATGAGCAAAATTAACGTAGCTGTTTTGGGAGCCACCGGCTCCGTCGGGCAAAGGTTTATCCAACTTTTGGAAAACCATCCTTATTTTCAGGTAACCCATCTGTGCGCATCCGAGAATAGCGCAGGCAAAACATATGCGGATATTATGAAGAAGCGTTGGAAGATCTCGGGAGATATTCCTAAATACGCTCGTGACATAATGATCACATTGCCGGATCCAAAAGTGACTCCTGGAGTTAAATTGGCTTTTTCCGGTTTGGACGCTTCTATCGCGGGAGAGGTGGAAACTTCCTTTGCCGAAGCCGGTATCCATATTATTTCCAATTCTAAAAATCATAGAATGGCGGAGAATGTTCCTCTTCTCTCTGCGGAAGTGAACGCGAACCATTTGGATGTGCTCTCCAGCCAAAAAACTCCGGGCAAGATCATCACTAACTCCAATTGTACGATCATGGGAGTGACCATTTCTCTTAAACCTCTGTACGAAAAGTTCGGTATAGAGTCCGTTATGTTATTCTCCATGCAGGCGATCTCCGGAGCAGGTTATCCGGGAGTTCCTACCATGGATATTTTGGGGAACGTAGTTCCTTTTATAGGCGGAGAAGAAGATAAGGCTGAGATCGAGCCTCTGAAATGTCTTGGAAAGACAGAAGGTGGAAAGATCGTAAATGCGGATTTTAAAATTTCCGCACATTGTAATCGGGTCCCGGTTTTCGACGGACATACGGTTTGTGTTTCCGTGAAATTCAAGAAGAAGCCAACCGAATCCGAAATTTTAGAAGCCTGGTCTTCATTTAAAGGCGAACCTCAAGAATTAAAGTTGCCTCTCGCTCCGGATTTTCCGATTCTTTATCGTCAAGAAGAAGACAGACCCCAGCCTCGTCTAGACCTGGAAACAGGTAGAGGAATGACTACCGTAGTGGGAAGACTCAGACCGGATCCGATTTTAGATTGGAAATATGTTGTCCTAAGTCATAATACGGTCCGTGGGGCTGCCGGTGCCGCGATTTTAAACGCGGAATTGATGTATCGGAAAAACCTACTCTAG
- the pyk gene encoding pyruvate kinase: MKNELVNFRKTKIICTIGPATADKKMIQSLAEAGMNIARLNMSHGNHDFHRSVIRAIKSLNKDVLKHPIAILLDTQGPEIRTGDLQVDHLDLKVGESFTFHIIPGEESEEQSVFVNYRDIVKDLKIGDRVTVDNGLINLVVEEIQETALKCKVVDGGKLGSRKHINLPGIRVNLPSITQKDQKDILFGLEEDVDFIALSFVRSAEDIHQLRKIIEENNGHTDIIAKIEDQEAVKNMVEIVEAADGVMVARGDLGVELPIEELPLIQRAIIRECAIKGKRVIVATHLLESMINNPSPTRAEVTDVANAVFEEADAIMLSGETAAGKFPVRCVDMLHKISERVEKAPGLGYVLERVPSNKKEEMARSAAMLSDSIKSPAIIVITRRGTTALNVASFHPRFPLIYAFTNMTTVRRKLWLTRSVIPYRIDFSSDPEKTIKLAIETLKSSGRVKDGDQVVILSDIIAGADRVETIQIREVK, encoded by the coding sequence ATGAAGAATGAATTAGTTAATTTCAGAAAAACTAAAATTATCTGCACGATCGGCCCTGCAACCGCCGACAAAAAAATGATCCAATCCCTTGCCGAAGCGGGGATGAATATCGCAAGATTGAACATGTCCCACGGGAATCACGATTTTCACAGATCCGTGATCCGAGCGATTAAGTCTTTGAACAAAGACGTATTAAAACATCCGATCGCAATTTTATTGGATACTCAAGGTCCTGAGATCCGCACTGGGGATCTGCAAGTAGATCATTTGGATCTGAAAGTGGGGGAATCTTTTACATTCCATATCATTCCTGGAGAAGAGTCCGAGGAACAATCCGTTTTCGTAAATTATCGAGATATCGTAAAAGATCTTAAGATTGGAGACAGGGTCACCGTAGACAACGGACTCATTAATCTTGTGGTAGAAGAGATCCAAGAAACTGCTTTGAAATGTAAGGTAGTCGACGGTGGTAAATTAGGTTCTCGTAAACATATCAATCTTCCAGGTATTCGCGTAAACTTACCTTCCATCACTCAGAAAGACCAAAAGGATATTCTTTTTGGTTTGGAAGAAGATGTGGATTTTATCGCGCTTTCATTCGTTCGTTCTGCGGAAGATATCCACCAACTTCGCAAGATCATAGAAGAAAATAACGGTCATACGGATATTATCGCTAAGATAGAAGACCAAGAAGCAGTGAAAAACATGGTAGAGATCGTGGAAGCTGCTGATGGTGTGATGGTAGCAAGAGGCGATCTTGGAGTAGAACTTCCGATCGAGGAACTTCCTCTGATCCAACGTGCTATTATCCGAGAATGTGCGATCAAAGGAAAACGAGTGATCGTCGCAACTCACCTTTTGGAATCCATGATCAATAATCCTTCTCCCACTCGAGCGGAAGTGACTGACGTTGCCAACGCGGTATTTGAAGAAGCGGATGCGATCATGTTATCCGGTGAAACCGCTGCCGGGAAATTCCCGGTTCGTTGTGTGGATATGCTTCACAAGATCTCGGAAAGAGTGGAGAAGGCGCCGGGGTTGGGCTATGTTTTGGAAAGAGTTCCTTCCAACAAGAAGGAAGAAATGGCCAGATCAGCGGCTATGCTCTCCGATTCTATCAAATCGCCCGCAATTATAGTGATTACCAGGAGAGGAACTACCGCCTTGAATGTGGCTTCCTTCCATCCTAGGTTCCCGCTCATCTATGCTTTTACAAATATGACCACGGTCAGACGTAAACTTTGGCTGACCCGAAGTGTAATTCCTTATCGGATCGATTTTTCCAGTGACCCTGAGAAGACGATTAAGCTTGCAATCGAGACTTTGAAGTCAAGCGGTCGAGTGAAGGACGGGGATCAGGTGGTGATTTTATCGGATATTATTGCAGGTGCGGATCGGGTAGAGACGATTCAGATCCGGGAAGTGAAGTGA
- a CDS encoding LBF_4227 family protein: protein MAAKRTDSEEIPHENTEKQDGTSFSSFELKEHLLAFINSIAEYFETLLLYAKKIATEKIIIGIQAYIFFRIALFFISLSVIFFLAAFFLYLQRQFGGDPLPAALGTGGLCLFISLLGVFALIRKLKA from the coding sequence TTGGCCGCTAAAAGAACGGATTCAGAAGAAATTCCTCACGAAAATACCGAAAAGCAGGATGGAACTTCATTTTCAAGTTTCGAACTGAAGGAACACCTGCTCGCTTTTATCAATTCAATCGCAGAATATTTCGAAACTCTTCTTCTTTACGCAAAAAAAATCGCAACTGAGAAGATTATAATAGGCATCCAAGCCTATATTTTCTTCCGGATCGCTCTTTTCTTCATTAGTTTAAGTGTAATATTCTTTCTGGCCGCCTTTTTCCTCTATTTACAAAGGCAATTTGGAGGAGATCCGTTACCTGCGGCCTTGGGAACTGGAGGCCTTTGCCTTTTTATTTCCTTGTTAGGTGTTTTCGCTCTTATTCGAAAACTTAAAGCATAA
- a CDS encoding DUF883 family protein: MSKGDDLSEELQILKDKAKKITGKAREEYLEHVSDLKEKLKQVTGETSEKAKQIIDQTGTYIKENPQKATLIGLGVGVGIGVMIGMLIGRRK, translated from the coding sequence ATGTCTAAAGGTGATGATCTAAGCGAAGAACTCCAAATTTTAAAAGATAAGGCCAAAAAAATTACAGGTAAGGCCCGGGAGGAATACTTGGAACACGTATCTGATCTAAAAGAAAAATTAAAACAAGTTACTGGCGAGACCAGCGAGAAGGCTAAACAGATCATCGATCAAACTGGAACTTATATCAAAGAAAATCCTCAGAAAGCAACTTTGATCGGACTAGGAGTTGGAGTCGGGATAGGTGTAATGATCGGTATGCTTATCGGTCGAAGAAAATAA
- a CDS encoding 4a-hydroxytetrahydrobiopterin dehydratase has protein sequence MGNSPVLLSIEQIRKELPTTWEVITADAVPKIVRVYKLSQYLDGIKVITALANIANDMDHHPEILLSYSSVRVELYTHSLNGLSSFDLQFAISAENLLGNL, from the coding sequence ATGGGCAATTCTCCGGTTCTCCTTTCAATCGAGCAAATTAGGAAGGAACTCCCGACCACTTGGGAAGTAATAACTGCGGACGCAGTGCCAAAAATTGTTAGAGTATATAAATTATCTCAATACCTAGATGGAATTAAAGTCATAACGGCACTTGCAAATATAGCCAATGACATGGATCACCATCCAGAAATCCTTCTTTCGTATAGTTCTGTTAGAGTGGAACTATATACCCATAGTTTAAATGGATTGTCTAGCTTTGATTTGCAATTTGCTATCTCCGCCGAAAATCTCTTAGGTAATCTTTAA
- a CDS encoding DUF1564 family protein: MEKIKPTFHRSFSQNITLGNIIKKKRNVSTLLIPPHLAKYVRKRGINYLLKKTLSSQRRSFHLNKRLNSESIYTKYQNIRGRSKENRYIKFNFRPRSEDWTQLRSLAISHGVSMCYLFVLLLEEYKSKGFSNSEKIIWQVKASIHANFDSKIFFRELWILEYQIAKSDFRVKRKDPPGPKIA; this comes from the coding sequence ATGGAAAAAATAAAACCCACCTTTCACCGTTCCTTCTCCCAAAACATAACTTTAGGAAATATAATTAAAAAGAAACGTAATGTCTCTACGCTGCTGATTCCACCACATCTCGCAAAATATGTTCGGAAACGAGGCATTAACTATTTACTAAAAAAGACACTTTCAAGCCAGCGAAGAAGTTTTCATTTGAACAAACGTCTTAATTCTGAATCCATCTATACTAAATATCAAAACATTCGAGGAAGATCGAAAGAGAATAGATATATAAAGTTTAACTTCAGGCCAAGATCAGAGGACTGGACTCAACTTAGAAGCCTCGCTATTAGTCATGGAGTTTCAATGTGCTATTTATTCGTGCTACTTTTGGAAGAATATAAATCCAAAGGCTTCTCAAATTCAGAAAAAATAATCTGGCAAGTAAAAGCATCGATACATGCAAACTTTGATTCAAAGATCTTTTTTCGAGAACTATGGATCTTAGAATATCAAATAGCTAAATCTGACTTTAGAGTAAAAAGAAAAGATCCTCCCGGGCCAAAAATCGCTTAA
- a CDS encoding response regulator transcription factor: MKNILVIEDDPDIGNLIRKSLDSAHYRTTIQTSGEEGLKYYKANHPDLLILDLSLPDIDGMDVCRTVRRSDENTPIFIVTARNEEIDRIMGLELGADDYITKPFSVRELKTRVDVFFRRWDKKAGIKPNIGSGGEIIRGSLKIDPVRRRVTLKDQVINISRKEFDILQLMATSPGKVFSREMILEAVWGMEWDGFERMIDSHIKRIRSKLEKNSAQPEWIETIWGIGYRFTDNYEGIVIID; this comes from the coding sequence ATGAAGAATATTCTGGTAATTGAAGATGATCCGGACATCGGGAATTTAATACGAAAGTCGTTGGATTCAGCTCATTACCGAACTACAATTCAAACTTCTGGCGAAGAGGGCCTTAAATACTATAAGGCAAACCACCCCGACCTCTTAATTTTAGATCTTTCCTTACCTGATATTGACGGAATGGACGTATGTCGAACAGTCCGAAGATCTGATGAGAATACACCTATTTTTATAGTAACTGCTCGAAATGAAGAAATAGATCGAATCATGGGACTCGAGTTAGGCGCAGATGATTATATCACAAAACCTTTCTCCGTAAGAGAATTAAAAACCAGAGTGGATGTATTCTTCCGCAGATGGGATAAAAAAGCGGGAATTAAGCCGAACATAGGAAGTGGCGGAGAAATTATTAGAGGATCTTTGAAAATCGATCCAGTTCGACGCAGGGTTACTTTGAAAGATCAGGTGATCAACATCTCCCGAAAAGAATTTGATATTTTACAGCTTATGGCAACTTCTCCCGGCAAAGTGTTCTCAAGAGAAATGATCTTAGAAGCAGTTTGGGGAATGGAATGGGACGGATTTGAGAGAATGATTGACTCTCATATCAAGAGAATTCGTTCAAAACTGGAAAAGAATTCCGCTCAGCCTGAATGGATTGAAACAATCTGGGGAATTGGTTATAGATTTACTGATAACTATGAGGGAATCGTAATTATAGATTAG
- a CDS encoding DUF4279 domain-containing protein, with product MKYSNPSFPRSWALIAVSEPGLDVHEVTRTLGIRPDLSVNKGVPAISGKSVTSSLWQIHSKRDASAPLEDHIQELLEKIAPRRKEFQSFCEKHNVVLYCSVEFNNGNLEETALSARTLLLLGNLGLKLSFHAWNVPERRRRSEDQD from the coding sequence ATGAAATACAGTAATCCTTCCTTCCCTCGGAGTTGGGCTCTTATTGCAGTTTCGGAGCCTGGATTGGATGTTCACGAGGTAACTAGGACCCTTGGAATCCGACCTGACTTATCGGTGAATAAAGGAGTTCCTGCCATCTCCGGAAAATCGGTTACTTCTTCCTTATGGCAGATTCACTCGAAAAGAGACGCAAGTGCCCCCTTAGAAGATCATATCCAAGAATTATTGGAAAAAATAGCCCCTCGTCGCAAAGAATTCCAAAGTTTTTGCGAAAAACATAATGTCGTACTTTATTGCTCTGTTGAATTCAATAATGGTAATTTAGAAGAAACAGCGCTAAGCGCTCGCACTCTTTTGTTGCTCGGAAATCTTGGATTAAAATTATCCTTCCACGCGTGGAATGTTCCGGAAAGAAGGAGAAGGTCAGAGGATCAGGATTAA
- the epmA gene encoding EF-P lysine aminoacylase EpmA has translation MKLNNLEILSFRSRFLHATRTFFHEKGFLEIDTPSLKKIPGMEPYLDPFMVGSPSGVEKGYLITSPEYSLKQALSLGAEKVYEIAHTFRSGEKGSSYHTAEFLMLEFYQTGANLHQAMDLLEELIRWVANKLSLPLPEKPFQRKSVKELLSNWAGIDWDRNSLERKIAELSLTNLSFDSMEYEDCFFLIFLNLLEPNFTSEFQFIYDYPPEMAALSRIENGVAKRFELYFGKIELANAFYELLDPIEQRSRFEKEQVLRRKLGKEVFPVHEEFLQALERGIPECSGISIGLDRLLMVLLGRNSLSEVSPYWREI, from the coding sequence ATGAAGTTGAATAACTTAGAAATATTGTCATTTCGATCCAGATTTTTGCATGCTACGAGAACTTTTTTTCATGAAAAAGGATTCCTCGAGATTGATACTCCATCGTTGAAAAAAATCCCTGGGATGGAACCATATTTGGATCCATTTATGGTAGGATCTCCTTCGGGGGTAGAGAAAGGCTATTTGATTACTTCTCCGGAATATTCTCTTAAACAAGCACTATCTTTAGGAGCAGAAAAGGTATACGAGATTGCACATACCTTTCGCTCAGGGGAGAAAGGGAGTTCCTACCATACTGCAGAGTTCCTCATGCTGGAATTTTATCAAACTGGTGCCAATTTACACCAAGCAATGGACCTTCTCGAAGAATTGATTCGATGGGTTGCTAATAAGCTAAGCCTTCCTCTTCCGGAAAAACCATTCCAAAGAAAGTCAGTGAAGGAACTCCTTTCCAATTGGGCAGGCATAGATTGGGATAGAAACTCCTTAGAACGAAAAATAGCTGAATTATCCCTGACAAATCTCTCTTTTGATTCCATGGAATATGAAGACTGCTTCTTTTTAATATTCTTAAACTTACTAGAACCAAACTTCACTTCGGAATTTCAATTCATATATGACTATCCTCCAGAAATGGCTGCTCTTTCTCGAATCGAAAATGGAGTGGCGAAAAGGTTCGAATTATATTTCGGAAAAATAGAATTAGCTAACGCATTTTACGAACTTTTGGACCCGATAGAACAGAGATCTCGTTTTGAAAAAGAGCAAGTGTTGAGAAGAAAGTTGGGGAAGGAAGTCTTTCCAGTTCACGAGGAGTTCCTTCAGGCATTAGAAAGAGGCATTCCAGAATGTTCCGGAATTTCAATAGGATTGGATCGTCTTCTAATGGTACTTTTGGGAAGGAACTCCCTCTCAGAAGTTAGCCCGTATTGGCGAGAAATTTGA
- a CDS encoding OmpA family protein, with protein MTKKQNYYVTIKGKKYDRGLIELAEKATSGKKDGRISIADAKKLLNAVKDNNTYTDIEKKTMEYVRENFQFTAKADEWFRTEIRKWAAEKSSHTPTKSSPQEEYTSHDEAISLMSSQHSEPYRGYIPTPSAGQTKKQNSIPVLVLSLIILGGFGIGIYYAFRNDGKKSVSHAEEVKESKPKQVVEEKKETSASSEKGSIFGFFSQKHEPANFSGKDAELASKIQSSPILFDKNDIKIPQSQRKILDSLTFLLRKHSDAKAVLIGHASSEGTEEVNQKVSQLRVEMVRDYLMGNGLETSRFILEAKGSQVVSSSEGKGQSPEKNRRVDIQIVK; from the coding sequence ATGACTAAGAAGCAGAATTATTACGTCACTATAAAAGGCAAAAAATATGATCGAGGCCTGATTGAGTTAGCGGAGAAGGCTACCTCAGGCAAAAAAGACGGCCGTATTTCAATTGCGGATGCAAAGAAACTTCTTAACGCCGTGAAGGATAATAATACCTATACGGACATCGAAAAGAAAACGATGGAATATGTTCGTGAGAATTTCCAATTTACTGCAAAAGCAGACGAGTGGTTTCGTACTGAAATTCGCAAATGGGCCGCTGAAAAATCTTCTCATACTCCAACCAAATCTTCTCCACAAGAGGAATACACTTCTCACGATGAAGCGATTAGTCTTATGAGTTCTCAACATTCTGAACCTTATAGAGGTTATATCCCGACTCCTTCTGCAGGCCAGACGAAAAAACAGAATAGCATTCCTGTTTTGGTCCTTTCTCTCATTATTCTTGGCGGCTTCGGAATTGGGATCTATTATGCATTCCGAAACGACGGAAAGAAGTCCGTTAGTCATGCAGAAGAAGTTAAAGAAAGTAAACCTAAGCAAGTGGTAGAGGAGAAAAAGGAAACTTCTGCCTCTTCGGAAAAGGGAAGTATTTTCGGCTTCTTCTCTCAGAAACATGAACCTGCGAATTTTTCCGGAAAAGACGCAGAGCTTGCTTCTAAAATCCAATCTTCTCCGATCCTTTTCGATAAGAATGATATAAAAATTCCTCAATCCCAAAGAAAGATCTTGGATTCTCTTACCTTTCTTCTCAGAAAGCATTCAGATGCAAAGGCAGTTCTTATTGGACATGCTTCTTCTGAAGGAACCGAAGAGGTGAATCAAAAAGTTTCCCAACTCAGAGTAGAGATGGTCAGAGATTATTTAATGGGGAATGGTTTGGAAACTTCTCGGTTCATTTTGGAAGCGAAAGGTTCTCAAGTAGTTTCTTCTTCCGAAGGAAAGGGACAAAGTCCGGAAAAAAATAGACGAGTGGATATCCAAATCGTCAAGTGA